A window of Nocardia arthritidis genomic DNA:
GCCAGACAGTCCGCGGCGGGCATACCCCGCTCCTCGGCCATCAGCATCAGCACGTGCACGCTGGAGGTGTTCCGCAGCAGATCCCAATCGAACATGGCGCACCCGGTCCCCATCGACTACCAACGATCGACCCACGCGAAGCGGCGAGTGTCTCAGTCACCTATACCAAGCACGGCGGCCGGATATGGGCACAATGACGAAAAGCCCGACCATGTCGGCGCGCGGACCGCGCCTACTTGCCCGATCCGCCAACAGATTTGCAGGTTCGGTCAGCGGGTTCCGACAGTCCGCCCAAATGCGGAGATTCCCGGTGGCGGTGGTCCAGGTCACAGAGATAACCGATCATTTGCTGAATTAGCCTTTCGCTTGCACCGCATTCGGACAACTGAAGAGCCGAGCCGAACATTCGAGAAAGGTGCGTCACCATGTCGATCTGGAAGAAGACCGCGGCAACCGCCGCCGTTGCCGCCATCGTCGCCGCCCCGTTCGCCGCCGCGCAGACCGCATCCGCGCAACCGTTCAGCGGCACCTGCACCGCGGGCGACATCAGGTTCGACACCAGCCCGCTCGGCCTTGTGCCGAGCATCGCCAACGGGACGATCAGCGGGAATATCAGCGGCTGCAGCGGATCGGTCGCCGACAGCGGCGTTGTCCACGGAACCTTCACCGCCGACAATGCCAGCTGCTTCAACGTCCCCGCCAACCTCGATGCCACGATCAGCTGGCTGGACGGCCGCACCACGCAGGTCAGCGGACCGTTCGAGGTGCCGGGCGGCGCGGGCGCGCCCGCGACCAACTCGCTGAATATCGTCGGCGGCTCCGGCGCCGGTGGACGTGTGGTCGTCGCCCAGGGACCGGTGAACGGGGCGTCCCAAGTGGGCCCCTGCGTCGCAGGCGCGTCCCGTCAGGGCGAGTTGCCAATCACCAGCGTCAGCATCGGCTGACGGGCCCGGCGACGGGCGCCTCAACCCCTCGGCGCCCGTCGCCGCTTGCCCGATGCGCACTCGAATTATCAAGTCGCACAACCGCAAAGGCGGTCTCGATGACACCGAACGAGCCATCCCCCCGAGCGCGGCGCAGCGCGCGACAGGTCGCCGTTACCGCGACAGAGATAAAGCGACGGCTGGGTGTCCGCCGAAACCGCCTCACCGACACCGAACTCAGCGCCGTCGCCATGGCTATGGCCGAAGCGATTCATGCCACGAATACCCGCCGCCCGAAGCAACTACCGGGCCGGTGACGCTAGTACTGAACCGCCGCCGCGGGTATCGATTGCCGATGCTGCCGGAATTCCTTGGGCGGGCACCCATTCCAGCGGCGGAAGGCCCGAATGAACGATGCCGCATCGGCATAACCCAGCCGCACCGCGACCTGTTCGGTGGTCATATCGGTATTACCGAGTAATTCCTCGGCCAACAGTTGCCGCACCTCGTCGACCAGCGCGCGGAAGGAGGTGCCCTCCTCACTGAGCCTGCGGGCCAGCGTGCGGGAGCTGATGAACAGCTCCGCGGCAACGGCCGCCTGGTCGGGCGGGGCGGCGGGGTTGCGCGCCAACACATCTCGCACCGCGCCCGCGGTGCCCAGCCGGGCCCTGCGGCGTTCCAGCATCTCCCGGCACAGCCGCTCGCAGGTATTGCGCGTCCATTCATCGGCCTGCGGCAACGGAAAATCCAGATAGGCGCTGTCGAAGGCGATGGCATCCGCCGCGGCGCCGAAATCCGGCTCGACACCGAAGATCTCGCGATAACGCGCGGTATCCGCCGGTGCCGGATGCCGATAGGTCACCCGCTCGGCGGGCACGCCCGCGGAGAACAACTCCCTGCCGATGGTCTGGATGCCGGAGGTGATTCGCTCGGCCAGGAACGGCCGCACATCCACCGGCACCTCCGAACCGTCGAATACCAACCTGCTCTGCCGCGGCCCTTCCTCGAAACTCAGGTGGCCGAATACGAACGCCAAATCCAGGTAACCCAGCGCCACCTCGATCACCTGACGCACGGTTGCGCTGGACAGCAGCGCCAAACCCCAAGGGCCGTACAGCGCGATGTGATACCGCCGTCCTGCCTCCGCGCCGAGGCCGGGCTCGTCGCCGAAGCGCCGCAGCAGATTCCGGATGACCGCCACTTCCTGCCGCGCGGTCACCACCGCCGCACCGTCGCACACCATATCGAAGGTCAGTCCCGTCCCGGCCAGCAATTCCGCAGCGCCCATACCGCGCTCCACCGCCAGCTGCGTCATGACATGCACGCTGGAGGTGTTGCGGACCAGATCCCAGTCGAACATGCACATCATCGTGCCTCTAGCACCCGGAACAAACAACATCGCCACGTCCAAAGTGCACAAATTGGCAATTTTCCAGCAATTGCGCTGACCACTTGCCGCCGCCTGCGAGCGACCGCTGCGACCATTCACTACCGGCCTCCCGCATCGTCGATGCCCGTCCGGCTGAATTTCGCCCACCCGACCTCGCGGCACCGCAAACGTGTCCGGACGAACCAGGCGGATGTCACACCTCGATCCCGAACCACGGCACGTCGCCCGGGAGACCCGCCAAGTCGGGGAGACTGCATTTCATGTCGAACAAACATAATCTCGTCTACTTCGAAAGTCCGTCCATGCGCGGGCTGTATGCCGATATGGAGCAGTGGCAGCAGTCCAATGATCAACGCCTGCTGTCGATCAGCGTTCAGCAGGATGGCGGCAACTACTGTTGCATCGCCCTCACCAATCCGGCCGAGGTCGTGATCACCAGCGTCGACGGACATCATCACGCCAGCGTCAGCCGGTTCGGGCTGTTGGCCGTCGATACTCAACAGTGAGTGCACGGGTCGATCCGCAGCGGTCGACCCGCCGGAACGAGCCGCGGTCTGCGGCAACCATGAGAACCGCTGTGCCATAGACCATCCCATGGTCGGGGCGTCCGCTCCTATCGAGCGCGCACCCAGGATTCGTTACCCGTCCGACTGCCGGAAACGGTTCCACCCCAAGGCGATATCGCGACGCCCAGCCCCTCGCGACCGCACCGGATGCCGTCGAGGTCCGCGGCATCCGGATGTCAAGGGATTTCAGGCGGGCTTAACGACACGGCGAATTCACAGCATTCCCACCGCGATTCGCGTACTCTCTACACGAGTTCGATCGCGTATCGGTCATTTGTTTGCAACTATCGGATAACAGGCAGCTCAGCGGTGCTCGGCGCGCTGGCGAGGTCTTACATGTCTATCGAGGTCATTCCTGATGCGCACAGGGGTGCATGCGCATAGTGATGCGCGGTGCCGGGCAATCCGCCACCAGTACAGCGGGCCCAGCTATGCCGAGCGAGTGCGGCATGAGCGGTAGGCCGGTTGACAGCAACGCCGCGGGACCGGGCCCGACCACATGCGCGCGGCGCGACGGTCTCACCACTACCGGCCCGATCACAAACTGGCACAACGCGTTCCGAAGATTCGGCGGGCGCACCGGCATGCTCAGCGGCCCGCCGTTGATCGAGATCAGAGAGCCGGGCCGCGCGGCTCGCAGTCTGATGCTCACCGGTCCGGTGGTCTTCGGCAGCGGCCGCAACGGCGAATCCCTCGCCGACGCAACGGTTTCGCCGCGACATCTGCGGTTGGTGCCGAGTCCCACCGCGCTGTCGGTGGTCGATCTCGGCAGCCGCGACGGCACCACGGTGAACGACGCCCCACTCACCGGACGAATGGCGCTGACGTCGGGTGACCGAATCCGGCTCGGCAGCACGGATATCGTCGTGCTGTACGCCCCGGCGACGGATCCGCAGGGACGCGAGGACACCCAACCCCAAAAGCCGGTCGGCACAAGCACATCCCCGGCCGCCGATCCCCCACCATCCCGGCCGATCTCGATCGCCAACCGGATACTCGGCATCGATCCGACCGGCACCCGCAATCTGTTCCCGGCGTCCACCGAGCTGCCGAGCCGACTGCCCGCATCGCTGTGGCCGCTGGTACGAATCGTGAGCATCGCCGCGTACATCGAGGTGGTCGTCGCGATGTTCTTCGCGCCCGCCGAGGGCTTGTTCATCTTCTTCGGCGTGGTGGTGCCGCTGCTGCCGGGACTGTTCCTGATCGCGCCCGGCGGATGGCGCAACAGCTGCCCGCTGGCCGCGATGAACCAGATCCCACGGGCGTTGCGCTTCACGCGCGGGCACAGTCCGCCCCGATGGCTTTCCGCCCGAAGCTATTTGGTCGCGATGACGCTGTTCTTCGGTATCGCGGGCGCGCGGCTGGCCGGCCTGGACCGCAACGGCGCGGCCTCCGGTATCGTGCTGCTGCTGATCGGTGTTTCCGCGTTCACGGGTGGTGTGCTGTTCAAGGGAAAGAGCGGCTGGTGCAGCAGTATCTGCCCGCTGTTCCCGCTACAGCGCGTCTACGGGCAGACGCCGTTCGTGACGGTGCCCAACGCGCATTGCAAACCGTGTGTCGGCTGCGCCAAGAACTGTTTCGACCTCAAACCGCGCGCCGCCTACCAGGCGGATCTGGCCGACCCCGATGTGGCGTGGAGCGCGCCGCGCAAGCTGTTCGCGGCCGCGCTGCCCGGCTTCGTGCTCGGCTTCTTCACCCTCACCGGACACCTCGAAACAAGTGTGGCACACCGATATTCGGTGCTGGCGCTGTTCATGCTCGTCGCCGTCGGACTGTTCTTCGCCCTCGATGCGATGACATCGCTGAGCACCGTGATGGTCAGCGTCTGCTACGCGGCGGTGGCGCTCAATATCTTCTACTGGTTCGCCGGAGTGACTCTGGCGCGGTCGTTCTCGATGATCACCGGCCTGAACGCGCCGTGGCTGCGCTGGCCGATCAGCGCCGTGATCCTGCTCGCGACGATCCTCTGGATAGCCAGAACCCGGGTGGTGGAACTGCAATTCGCGTTGAGCACGGGCGCCCGCACCGAGCCGGTGCTGCTCCCATTCCCGAAGCGGCGGTCCGAGGATGCCGGAAACCCGAGCGAGCCAACGGTTTCGGTCACCTTCGAACCGAGCGGCGCCGAGGTCGCGGGCGATACCGGAATGAGCCTGCTCGATATCGCCGAGCGCGGCGAACAGCCGATCGAGGCCGGCTGCCGGATGGGCATATGCGGCGCCGATCCGGTCGCGGTGCTCGACGGTATGGCGTGCCTGTCCCCACCCGGACAGGATGAGCGGAATACCTTGCGGCGGCTGGGATTCGGCAACGATGTCCGGATGGCCTGTTGTGCCCGGATCGGCAGCGGAAAGGTCAAGGTCGCGCTGGCGCCGCAGCCGCGGCGCGGAAACGCCGCCAGGCCACGGCGATTCGACCGGTCCATCGTCAGCGTCGCGGTGATCGGCAACGGTATCGCCGGGATGACCGCCGCCGACTTCCTCCGGCGCGGCCACCCGGACTGCGAAATCCACCTCGTCGGCCGGGAATCGCACGCCTTCTACAATCGGATGGGCATCTCGCGGCTGATGTACGGACGCTCGGCCATGCAGGGCCTGTATCTGTTGCCCGAGCAGTGGTGCGACGACCACCAGGTCACCGCCTGGCTGAATACCCTTGCCACCAGCATCGATACATCCGCCCGCCGGGTCTTCCTCGGCACCGGCGACGCACTGCCCTACGACCGGCTGATCCTGGCCATGGGCGCGAGCAGCGCGCTGCCGCCGATCGAAGGTCTCTCGCGGCCCGGCTGTTTCACGCTCCGCGAGGCGGGCGATGCACTGTGGATCCGCTCCTATGTGCAGCAATTCCATTGCGACCGTGCGGTTGTCGCGGGCGGCGGACCGCTCGGGCTGGAGGCCGCCTACGCCCTGCATGAGCTCGGCTTGCAGGTCACCGTGCTGGAGCGCGGGGATCGGCTGCTGCGCAAACAGCTCGACGCGCGCTGCTCGCAGCTGGTGCGGGAACATTTCGCCAGGATCGGGATCCAGGTGCTGCACCGCGCCGAAACCATCACCGTCACCGGCGATCCCGCGGTGCGCGGCGTGATCCTGCGGGACGATCGCCGACTCGACTGCGATATCTTCCTGACCGCCACCGGGATTCGGCCCAATATCGAGTTGGCCCGGGCCGCCGGTGTGCCCGTCGAGCGCGGTGTGCTGGTCGACGACCGGATGCGCACCGGCATACGCGACGTGTACGCCGCGGGCGATGTCGCCGAACATCGCGGTCAGGTGCTCGGGCTGTGGCCGATCGCGGCGGAACAGGCGCAGATCGCCGCCGAGAACGCGCTCGGCGGCAACCGGTCGCACACCGAATCGCTGCCCGCGATGCTGCTGAAAGGCGTTGGGCTGGAACTGTTCGCCACCGGACGGGTGGAACCGGAAACCGGCGACGAGCTGATCGTCCTCGACCAGCCGGAGTCCTACCGCCGGCTGATCCTGTCCGAAGGGCGGGTCGTCGGCGCCACCGTACTCGGCCACCATCCCGGCGATCTGGCGGCGGCACAGCAGGCCATCGCCCTCCGGACTCCGATCCCGGCCACCGCGTTCTCGGCGCTGCGCGCCGGAGACTGGTCCGCGCTCGGATAAGCGCGATGCTACCGCGGTACTACCATGGTGGCATGAAGATCTCCGTCAGCCTTCCCGACGACCGAGTGACCGAACTGATCAAGGCACAACCCAACGTGAGCGAGTTCCTGTACCGCGCCGCGCGACGGATGCTGGTCGCCGAGGAACTGGCCGCGCTCGCCCCGGACACCGAGGCGAAGGCGTTTGCCGAGGCGGCCGAAGCCTCGGCGTCGACGGCGTGGGCCGCCGATGAGTGAACCCGCGGTCCAAGGCGAAATTTGGACACTGCGCGGGATAAAGAATCGCGTGCACACCGTCGTGGTTCTCGATTCGGTGCCGCAGGTGGTGCGCGGTGGCCTGATCGCGGTCGCGATGGTGATCCCGGCGCGTGAAGCGCCCAACCCCCGTGCGTTGCTGACGGTCCCGATCACCGGCACCGAGGACGCCGTTGCGGTGTTCCGCCTCGGCACATTCAGCGCCGCACTGTTCATCGAGAAGGTGGGGATGCTCGATCCGGCGACGCTGGACAACGTCCGGATGGCGCTGCGAGCGCGGTTCGATCTGTAAGGCCGCGAACCTTCATCGATTCGCCGGGAGCCGGGTCAGGGTGATCGCCGGGCTGTCGGTGCCAGGCCCTATCGTTTCGATCTGTCGGTGTCGGGTGGATGGAGGGGGTCGCGGCCATGGGTAAGAATCGGCGGCATCGGGCGGCCGCGCAGCGGGCTCGGGCGGGCGGCGGGCCCGCGGATCCGGCGCTCATCGAGGCGGCGACCGCGGAGCAGATCGAATACGCGATTCTCGCGGGCGCCATGGAGTCCGCGCGCGGAAATCCGCGCGCCGCACAACATTTCGCGACGGAACTGGCCGGACGCGGACCGCTCACACCGGAGCTGGAGCGGGGTGTGGATCTGGCCGCCCGGCACCTCATCACCGAGACATACAAGAACGGGTGGCTGCCCGGGGATATCCATCAGGCGGCCCTGCGGCACGTCGACGAGTTCGCGGTCGGCTATCTGATCGACACCATCGCCGCTCATATCGAGCAGTTCGCTCCCGAAACAGTTGATGCGACGTGGGTTTCGCAGCTCACGGAGATGGGGGCCGCGCGCTGGTGGTCGCCCGAAGCTCCCCATCTGGGTCAATGGGCGGGTAAACAGCTGCTGATCCCGGCCGAAGCGCTGACCACGGTAATCGAGGCGCTGGCCCTACTCTTCCGATTCCCGGAGCTGGCACTCATCCGGCCTTTGCCCGGTACCGCGCAACCACCTACCGCACCGCATCGCGCCGTCGACGAGAAGGTACTGGGCCGAGTTCGGGGTTTGCTCGCGAAGGCGGAGTCCACCGACTTCCCGGACGAGGCCGAGACCTTGTCGGCGAAGGCGCAGGAACTCATGACGAAATACGCGATCGACCGCGCGTTGATCGATGCCGAGACCAGCGCGCCCGATCTGCCGGGCGCGCGCAGGCTTTGGTTGCAGACCCCGTATGTCGACGCCAAGGCCCTCCTCGTCGACGCGGTCGCCGAGGCCAACCGTTGCCGCGCGATCTTCTTCGCCGAATGGGGCTTCGTGACCATCGTCGGCGATGAAGGCGATCTCGATGTCGTCGAGCTGTTGACGACATCGTTGCTCGTCCAGGCGACCAGAGCGATGATCGCCAGCGGGAGTGACACCGGACGCGACAGCCATTCCCGCAGCCGGTCATTCCGCAAATCGTTCCTTATCGCCTACGCCACCCGCATCGGCGAGCGACTGAGCAGGATCAACGAGGACACGATCGCGAAATCCGCCGAGCCCGAACGCTTGTTGCCGGTCCTGGCGTCCCACCAACTGAAGGTGGACGACGCCTTCGACGCCCTGTTCCCCACGGTCGCGGCGGCGCGCGTCTCGGCGGGCAGCGCCGCGGGCTGGGCGGCGGGTCGCGAAGCCGCCGACCGTGCCCAGCTGGTGGCCCGGCGCCCGGTCGGAAAGCAACGCGGGTAATACGATCATTCCGCACAGACGGACATCCGCGTCCAACGTCAACGACATACGCGCTGAGGAGTTCGCCATGTCCTATATCGTCGACTTCGATACCGTATCGACCGTCGGTCTGGAATCCTCGCCGGTCGCGGCCGCGCTCGCCGGTTTGCGGGCGAACGAGGCCCGATACTTCAAGAACAAATACGATCACGTCTTCACGGTGGAACCCGCGAGCGAGGCCCGGACGACCATTGATTGGGTGAACCACATCCTCGAGAAAGAACGCGGCATCGTCATCTCCGCACGCCCGCTCGAGGCCACGGCCTTCCAGGTCGAGAACATCCGGATCGCCTACGTCTTCTACGAAAGCGGCCTCTCGATCAACGTGATGTACACCCTCGACGATGCCAAGAAACGCGCGGTCGGATTCAAACTCTCCGACGGTATGGAAATCCCCGCCGAACTCGCGTCGTTCAAGTTCGCCAGGCAGAAGTCGAAGCTGGCCGGAACCATTCGCGGGTCCTACTTCGTCATCAAGAACGAATACTGACCGGAGTGTCGGCAGGCTCGAACCGGCGTACCGTTTATGCAGGTACACGACCGTTTGTAGCGGCGTCGGGCGAGTGAAGGGTGGCTACGGTGACACTCGACCGGAAACAGATCACCAGGTTCATCGACGATGGATTCATCCGTCTGGAAGCGGTCTTCTCTCGCACGATCGCTCAGCAGTGTGTGGAAACCATCTGGCCCGACACCGGCTGCGATCCGAACAATCCGGTGACCTGGACGAAGCCGCTGGTGCGATTACCCGGATACGACACCGAACCATTCCGCACCGCCGCCCGAATGCCCGTGCTAGAGCAGGCTTTCGACCAATTGGTTGGTCACGGCCGATGGGTGCGCAGGTCCGGGTTCGGGGCCATTCCGGTTCGCTTTCCGCATCCCGATCCGCCGCACGATGATTACTGGCACTTCGAGGGCAGTTATCTACCTGAGGGCTGGACAGGTCATTCGTTCACCAATTACCGTTCCCGGGCCAGGGCACTGTTCATGCTCGTATTGTTCACCGACGTCACCGATCTCGACGCCCCCACCCGGATTCGTGTCGGCTCCCACCTGGCCGTACCCGGCCGCCTGTATCGCTACGGCGATACAGGCATCGATGCCACCCGAATCGACGAGACCGGAATTCTGGACGCCACCAACGATTTACCGGTCGTGCACGCCACCGGCCACGCGGGCGATATCTACCTGTGTCATCCATTCTTGATCCACGCCGCCCAAGCGCACCGCGGCAGCACGCCGCGCTTCATCGCCACACCGACGCTGGAACCGGCGGTGCCGCTGGATATCGACCGCGCCCACTCACCCGTCGAAGCCGCCATCAGACTCGGGCTCGACTCGCGGTGGGCGCCCGCCGGGGACTCCCGGAGCCCAGATGCGGTGCGCCCATAGGCATCTCGGCGCAAGACTGCACCAATCCTATCGATGGGTCAGTCGCGCGGTGAGCCAATCCACCGAGGGCGCGCCGGCGAGGACGGCGGCGAGGTTATGTCCGCTGGCCGAGGCACCGAGCGCCGGTGGCAGCACCGGCGTGTCGATATCGGTCTCGGTGACATCCGCCCCACCCGCACGCCATCTGGCGCCGAG
This region includes:
- a CDS encoding FAD-dependent oxidoreductase, which encodes MSGRPVDSNAAGPGPTTCARRDGLTTTGPITNWHNAFRRFGGRTGMLSGPPLIEIREPGRAARSLMLTGPVVFGSGRNGESLADATVSPRHLRLVPSPTALSVVDLGSRDGTTVNDAPLTGRMALTSGDRIRLGSTDIVVLYAPATDPQGREDTQPQKPVGTSTSPAADPPPSRPISIANRILGIDPTGTRNLFPASTELPSRLPASLWPLVRIVSIAAYIEVVVAMFFAPAEGLFIFFGVVVPLLPGLFLIAPGGWRNSCPLAAMNQIPRALRFTRGHSPPRWLSARSYLVAMTLFFGIAGARLAGLDRNGAASGIVLLLIGVSAFTGGVLFKGKSGWCSSICPLFPLQRVYGQTPFVTVPNAHCKPCVGCAKNCFDLKPRAAYQADLADPDVAWSAPRKLFAAALPGFVLGFFTLTGHLETSVAHRYSVLALFMLVAVGLFFALDAMTSLSTVMVSVCYAAVALNIFYWFAGVTLARSFSMITGLNAPWLRWPISAVILLATILWIARTRVVELQFALSTGARTEPVLLPFPKRRSEDAGNPSEPTVSVTFEPSGAEVAGDTGMSLLDIAERGEQPIEAGCRMGICGADPVAVLDGMACLSPPGQDERNTLRRLGFGNDVRMACCARIGSGKVKVALAPQPRRGNAARPRRFDRSIVSVAVIGNGIAGMTAADFLRRGHPDCEIHLVGRESHAFYNRMGISRLMYGRSAMQGLYLLPEQWCDDHQVTAWLNTLATSIDTSARRVFLGTGDALPYDRLILAMGASSALPPIEGLSRPGCFTLREAGDALWIRSYVQQFHCDRAVVAGGGPLGLEAAYALHELGLQVTVLERGDRLLRKQLDARCSQLVREHFARIGIQVLHRAETITVTGDPAVRGVILRDDRRLDCDIFLTATGIRPNIELARAAGVPVERGVLVDDRMRTGIRDVYAAGDVAEHRGQVLGLWPIAAEQAQIAAENALGGNRSHTESLPAMLLKGVGLELFATGRVEPETGDELIVLDQPESYRRLILSEGRVVGATVLGHHPGDLAAAQQAIALRTPIPATAFSALRAGDWSALG
- a CDS encoding phytanoyl-CoA dioxygenase family protein, with the translated sequence MTLDRKQITRFIDDGFIRLEAVFSRTIAQQCVETIWPDTGCDPNNPVTWTKPLVRLPGYDTEPFRTAARMPVLEQAFDQLVGHGRWVRRSGFGAIPVRFPHPDPPHDDYWHFEGSYLPEGWTGHSFTNYRSRARALFMLVLFTDVTDLDAPTRIRVGSHLAVPGRLYRYGDTGIDATRIDETGILDATNDLPVVHATGHAGDIYLCHPFLIHAAQAHRGSTPRFIATPTLEPAVPLDIDRAHSPVEAAIRLGLDSRWAPAGDSRSPDAVRP
- a CDS encoding DUF2786 domain-containing protein yields the protein MGKNRRHRAAAQRARAGGGPADPALIEAATAEQIEYAILAGAMESARGNPRAAQHFATELAGRGPLTPELERGVDLAARHLITETYKNGWLPGDIHQAALRHVDEFAVGYLIDTIAAHIEQFAPETVDATWVSQLTEMGAARWWSPEAPHLGQWAGKQLLIPAEALTTVIEALALLFRFPELALIRPLPGTAQPPTAPHRAVDEKVLGRVRGLLAKAESTDFPDEAETLSAKAQELMTKYAIDRALIDAETSAPDLPGARRLWLQTPYVDAKALLVDAVAEANRCRAIFFAEWGFVTIVGDEGDLDVVELLTTSLLVQATRAMIASGSDTGRDSHSRSRSFRKSFLIAYATRIGERLSRINEDTIAKSAEPERLLPVLASHQLKVDDAFDALFPTVAAARVSAGSAAGWAAGREAADRAQLVARRPVGKQRG
- a CDS encoding phage tail protein, producing MSYIVDFDTVSTVGLESSPVAAALAGLRANEARYFKNKYDHVFTVEPASEARTTIDWVNHILEKERGIVISARPLEATAFQVENIRIAYVFYESGLSINVMYTLDDAKKRAVGFKLSDGMEIPAELASFKFARQKSKLAGTIRGSYFVIKNEY
- a CDS encoding AraC family transcriptional regulator encodes the protein MFDWDLVRNTSSVHVMTQLAVERGMGAAELLAGTGLTFDMVCDGAAVVTARQEVAVIRNLLRRFGDEPGLGAEAGRRYHIALYGPWGLALLSSATVRQVIEVALGYLDLAFVFGHLSFEEGPRQSRLVFDGSEVPVDVRPFLAERITSGIQTIGRELFSAGVPAERVTYRHPAPADTARYREIFGVEPDFGAAADAIAFDSAYLDFPLPQADEWTRNTCERLCREMLERRRARLGTAGAVRDVLARNPAAPPDQAAVAAELFISSRTLARRLSEEGTSFRALVDEVRQLLAEELLGNTDMTTEQVAVRLGYADAASFIRAFRRWNGCPPKEFRQHRQSIPAAAVQY